From Peromyscus maniculatus bairdii isolate BWxNUB_F1_BW_parent chromosome 8, HU_Pman_BW_mat_3.1, whole genome shotgun sequence, a single genomic window includes:
- the LOC102913627 gene encoding immunity-related GTPase family M protein 2-like isoform X1 codes for MAMSTSKVAPLLTNMEEAVGSVEDKEYTCFSDAIAIQKNSSILSVEVVKNIETAVNEGKLGEVFSIVKDISQEVSRSTVKIAVTGDSGNGMSSFINALRLIGHEEEDSAPTGVVRTTQKPACYSSSRFPNVDLWDLPGTGVTAQSMENYLEEMDFEKYDLIIIIASEQFSSNHVKLAKAMQRMKKRFYVVWTKLDRDLGPSAHSEPQLLRSIQESIQENLQKEGVKVPPIFLVSSFKPSLHDFPKLRDTLKKDIPSMRYYGLLGTVFQICEKTINEIVETINKSIDEDNLKSIGISNPDNLGECQKVFQERLGVDDRSLYQVALIMNQPDVDSMIAKLSQVTQRDQDGWTLSQLSCSGIKRFYTRFKDNISGCFDSRRHRHMSQKDVLDEVAKQTKKILGEILKQSIILPQEG; via the exons ATGGCGATGTCTACATCCAAG GTTGCCCCATTGCTCACCAACATGGAAGAGGCTGTTGGGTCTGTTGAGGATAAAGAATATACATGCTTCTCCGATGCTATAGCCATTCAAAAAAACAGCAGTATTTTATCTGTGGAAGTTGTCAAGAATATTGAGACTGCTGTGAATGAAGGAAAGTTGGGAGAAGTGTTCTCCATAGTCAAAGATATCAGTCAGGAAGTATCCAGAAGCACAGTGAAAATTGCCGTGACTGGGGACTCTGGCAATGGCATGTCATCCTTCATCAATGCCCTTAGGCTCATTGGACATGAGGAGGAGGATTCAGCTCCCACTGGGGTGGTGAGGACCACCCAGAAACCAGCCTGTTACTCCTCCTCCAGATTTCCCAATGTGGACCTTTGGGACCTGCCTGGCACAGGGGTCACAGCTCAGAGCATGGAGAACTACCTGGAGGAGATGGACTTTGAGAAATATGACCTTATCATCATCATCGCATCTGAGCAGTTCAGTTCAAACCATGTGAAGCTGGCCAAAGCCATGCAGAGGATGAAAAAGAGGTTCTATGTCGTCTGGACAAAGCTGGACAGGGACCTCGGTCCAAGTGCCCACTCAGAACCCCAGCTACTGCGGAGTATCCAGGAGAGTATTCAGGAGAACCTCCAGAAGGAGGGGGTGAAGGTGCCCCCCATATTCCTGGTATCTAGCTTTAAGCCTTCATTACATGACTTCCCGAAGCTCAGAGACACACTGaaaaaagacatccccagcatgaGATATTATGGTCTCTTAGGAACCGTTTTCCAAATCTGCGAGAAGACTATTAATGAGATAGTCGAAACCATTAATAAGAGCATAGATGAGGATAATCTAAAATCTATTGGAATCTCAAATCCAGATAATCTGGGAGAGTGTCAGAAAGTATTCCAAGAAAGATTAGGTGTGGATGACAGATCTCTCTACCAGGTGGCTCTGATAATGAACCAGCCTGATGTTGATTCCATGATTGCCAAGCTATCCcaggttacacagagagaccaagaTGGCTGGACTCTGTCTCAGCTTTCTTGTTCCGGAATCAAACGTTTCTATACAAGGTTTAAGGACAACATCAGTGGCTGTTTTGACTCTCGCCGTCATAGACACATGAGTCAGAAAGATGTGCTTGATGAAGTTGCTAAGCAAACCAAGAAAATTCTGGGGGAAATCCTGAAACAGTCCATTATCCTTCCTCAGGAGGGCTAG
- the LOC102913314 gene encoding immunity-related GTPase family M protein 2-like isoform X2, protein MEEAVGSVEDKEYTCFSESIPIHKNSSILSVEVVKNIETAVNEGKLGEVVSIVKDISQEVSRSTVKIAVTGDSGNGMSSFINALRFIGHEEEDSAPTGMVRTTQKPACYSSSRFPNVDLWDLPGTRVTVPSMENYLEEMEFDKYDLIIIIITSEQFSSNHVKLAKAMQRMRKRFYVVWTKLDRHLGPSAHSEPQLLRSIQESIQENLQKEGVKVPPIFLVSSFEPSSHDFPELRDTLKKDIPSMRYDGLLGTVFQICEKTINEIVESINKSIDEDNLKSIGISNPDNLGECQKLFQERFGVDDRSLHQVALIMSHPDVYSRIAKPSQVTQRDQQDVWTHSQLYRSGIQYFYTTFNNISSLFDSRRRRHMSQKHVLDEVAKQTKNILREILKQSIILPQEG, encoded by the coding sequence ATGGAAGAGGCTGTTGGGTCTGTCGAGGATAAAGAATATACATGCTTCTCCGAATCTATACCCATTCACAAAAACAGCAGTATTTTATCTGTGGAAGTTGTCAAGAATATTGAGACTGCTGTGAATGAAGGAAAGTTGGGAGAAGTGGTCTCCATAGTCAAAGATATCAGTCAGGAAGTATCCAGAAGCACAGTGAAAATTGCCGTGACTGGGGACTCTGGCAATGGCATGTCATCCTTCATCAATGCCCTTAGGTTCATTGGACATGAGGAGGAGGATTCAGCTCCCACTGGGATGGTGAGGACCACCCAGAAACCAGCCTGTTACTCCTCCTCTAGATTTCCCAATGTGGACCTTTGGGACCTGCCTGGCACAAGGGTCACAGTCCCGAGTATGGAGAACTACCTGGAGGAGATGGAGTTTGACAAATATGaccttatcatcatcatcatcacttctGAGCAGTTCAGTTCAAACCATGTGAAGCTGGCCAAAGCCATGCAGAGGATGAGAAAGAGGTTCTATGTCGTCTGGACAAAGCTGGACAGGCACCTCGGTCCAAGTGCCCACTCAGAACCCCAGCTACTGCGGAGTATCCAGGAGAGTATTCAGGAGAACCTCCAGAAGGAGGGGGTGAAGGTGCCCCCCATATTCCTGGTATCTAGCTTTGAGCCTTCATCACATGACTTCCCGGAGCTCAGAGACACACTGaaaaaagacatccccagcatgaGATATGATGGTCTCTTAGGAACCGTTTTCCAAATCTGCGAGAAGACTATTAATGAGATAGTAGAATCCATTAATAAGAGCATAGATGAGGATAATCTAAAATCTATTGGAATCTCAAATCCAGATAATCTGGGAGAGTGTCAGAAATTATTCCAAGAAAGATTTGGTGTGGATGACCGATCTCTCCACCAGGTGGCTTTGATTATGAGCCATCCTGATGTTTATTCCAGGATTGCCAAGCCATCCcaggttacacagagagaccaacAAGATGTCTGGACACATTCTCAGCTTTATCGTTCCGGAATCCAATATTTCTATACAACGTTTAACAACATCAGTAGCTTGTTTGACTCTCGCCGTCGTAGACACATGAGTCAGAAACATGTGCTTGATGAAGTTGCTAAGCAAACCAAGAATATTCTGAGGGAAATCCTGAAACAGTCCATTATCCTTCCTCAGGAGGGATAG
- the LOC102913314 gene encoding immunity-related GTPase family M protein 2-like isoform X1, protein MAMSTSKVAPLLTNMEEAVGSVEDKEYTCFSESIPIHKNSSILSVEVVKNIETAVNEGKLGEVVSIVKDISQEVSRSTVKIAVTGDSGNGMSSFINALRFIGHEEEDSAPTGMVRTTQKPACYSSSRFPNVDLWDLPGTRVTVPSMENYLEEMEFDKYDLIIIIITSEQFSSNHVKLAKAMQRMRKRFYVVWTKLDRHLGPSAHSEPQLLRSIQESIQENLQKEGVKVPPIFLVSSFEPSSHDFPELRDTLKKDIPSMRYDGLLGTVFQICEKTINEIVESINKSIDEDNLKSIGISNPDNLGECQKLFQERFGVDDRSLHQVALIMSHPDVYSRIAKPSQVTQRDQQDVWTHSQLYRSGIQYFYTTFNNISSLFDSRRRRHMSQKHVLDEVAKQTKNILREILKQSIILPQEG, encoded by the exons ATGGCGATGTCTACATCCAAG GTTGCCCCATTGCTCACCAACATGGAAGAGGCTGTTGGGTCTGTCGAGGATAAAGAATATACATGCTTCTCCGAATCTATACCCATTCACAAAAACAGCAGTATTTTATCTGTGGAAGTTGTCAAGAATATTGAGACTGCTGTGAATGAAGGAAAGTTGGGAGAAGTGGTCTCCATAGTCAAAGATATCAGTCAGGAAGTATCCAGAAGCACAGTGAAAATTGCCGTGACTGGGGACTCTGGCAATGGCATGTCATCCTTCATCAATGCCCTTAGGTTCATTGGACATGAGGAGGAGGATTCAGCTCCCACTGGGATGGTGAGGACCACCCAGAAACCAGCCTGTTACTCCTCCTCTAGATTTCCCAATGTGGACCTTTGGGACCTGCCTGGCACAAGGGTCACAGTCCCGAGTATGGAGAACTACCTGGAGGAGATGGAGTTTGACAAATATGaccttatcatcatcatcatcacttctGAGCAGTTCAGTTCAAACCATGTGAAGCTGGCCAAAGCCATGCAGAGGATGAGAAAGAGGTTCTATGTCGTCTGGACAAAGCTGGACAGGCACCTCGGTCCAAGTGCCCACTCAGAACCCCAGCTACTGCGGAGTATCCAGGAGAGTATTCAGGAGAACCTCCAGAAGGAGGGGGTGAAGGTGCCCCCCATATTCCTGGTATCTAGCTTTGAGCCTTCATCACATGACTTCCCGGAGCTCAGAGACACACTGaaaaaagacatccccagcatgaGATATGATGGTCTCTTAGGAACCGTTTTCCAAATCTGCGAGAAGACTATTAATGAGATAGTAGAATCCATTAATAAGAGCATAGATGAGGATAATCTAAAATCTATTGGAATCTCAAATCCAGATAATCTGGGAGAGTGTCAGAAATTATTCCAAGAAAGATTTGGTGTGGATGACCGATCTCTCCACCAGGTGGCTTTGATTATGAGCCATCCTGATGTTTATTCCAGGATTGCCAAGCCATCCcaggttacacagagagaccaacAAGATGTCTGGACACATTCTCAGCTTTATCGTTCCGGAATCCAATATTTCTATACAACGTTTAACAACATCAGTAGCTTGTTTGACTCTCGCCGTCGTAGACACATGAGTCAGAAACATGTGCTTGATGAAGTTGCTAAGCAAACCAAGAATATTCTGAGGGAAATCCTGAAACAGTCCATTATCCTTCCTCAGGAGGGATAG
- the LOC102913627 gene encoding immunity-related GTPase family M protein 2-like isoform X2 gives MEEAVGSVEDKEYTCFSDAIAIQKNSSILSVEVVKNIETAVNEGKLGEVFSIVKDISQEVSRSTVKIAVTGDSGNGMSSFINALRLIGHEEEDSAPTGVVRTTQKPACYSSSRFPNVDLWDLPGTGVTAQSMENYLEEMDFEKYDLIIIIASEQFSSNHVKLAKAMQRMKKRFYVVWTKLDRDLGPSAHSEPQLLRSIQESIQENLQKEGVKVPPIFLVSSFKPSLHDFPKLRDTLKKDIPSMRYYGLLGTVFQICEKTINEIVETINKSIDEDNLKSIGISNPDNLGECQKVFQERLGVDDRSLYQVALIMNQPDVDSMIAKLSQVTQRDQDGWTLSQLSCSGIKRFYTRFKDNISGCFDSRRHRHMSQKDVLDEVAKQTKKILGEILKQSIILPQEG, from the coding sequence ATGGAAGAGGCTGTTGGGTCTGTTGAGGATAAAGAATATACATGCTTCTCCGATGCTATAGCCATTCAAAAAAACAGCAGTATTTTATCTGTGGAAGTTGTCAAGAATATTGAGACTGCTGTGAATGAAGGAAAGTTGGGAGAAGTGTTCTCCATAGTCAAAGATATCAGTCAGGAAGTATCCAGAAGCACAGTGAAAATTGCCGTGACTGGGGACTCTGGCAATGGCATGTCATCCTTCATCAATGCCCTTAGGCTCATTGGACATGAGGAGGAGGATTCAGCTCCCACTGGGGTGGTGAGGACCACCCAGAAACCAGCCTGTTACTCCTCCTCCAGATTTCCCAATGTGGACCTTTGGGACCTGCCTGGCACAGGGGTCACAGCTCAGAGCATGGAGAACTACCTGGAGGAGATGGACTTTGAGAAATATGACCTTATCATCATCATCGCATCTGAGCAGTTCAGTTCAAACCATGTGAAGCTGGCCAAAGCCATGCAGAGGATGAAAAAGAGGTTCTATGTCGTCTGGACAAAGCTGGACAGGGACCTCGGTCCAAGTGCCCACTCAGAACCCCAGCTACTGCGGAGTATCCAGGAGAGTATTCAGGAGAACCTCCAGAAGGAGGGGGTGAAGGTGCCCCCCATATTCCTGGTATCTAGCTTTAAGCCTTCATTACATGACTTCCCGAAGCTCAGAGACACACTGaaaaaagacatccccagcatgaGATATTATGGTCTCTTAGGAACCGTTTTCCAAATCTGCGAGAAGACTATTAATGAGATAGTCGAAACCATTAATAAGAGCATAGATGAGGATAATCTAAAATCTATTGGAATCTCAAATCCAGATAATCTGGGAGAGTGTCAGAAAGTATTCCAAGAAAGATTAGGTGTGGATGACAGATCTCTCTACCAGGTGGCTCTGATAATGAACCAGCCTGATGTTGATTCCATGATTGCCAAGCTATCCcaggttacacagagagaccaagaTGGCTGGACTCTGTCTCAGCTTTCTTGTTCCGGAATCAAACGTTTCTATACAAGGTTTAAGGACAACATCAGTGGCTGTTTTGACTCTCGCCGTCATAGACACATGAGTCAGAAAGATGTGCTTGATGAAGTTGCTAAGCAAACCAAGAAAATTCTGGGGGAAATCCTGAAACAGTCCATTATCCTTCCTCAGGAGGGCTAG